DNA sequence from the Butyricimonas faecalis genome:
CAAGGCATCATGTGCATTCTCGAATCCCTCCCCGAACAAAATCTGATGTAACTCGGATAATTTCGGAGACTTGAATCCCTGTTTTCCACCCGGCAATTTACAATAATTCGTGGACATTTTCATCGTACAGTATTTTGGTTTCAGAAACAAAGAAGTCATCATCCGTTTCCGTTCGAATTCTGCGCCCACGATACATTCGTCAAAACTGATATTATGCCCGATCAAGGCATCGGCCGCATCAATCTTATCCGAAAACAGCTCTAAGATTGATAATAAATCTTTCCCTTCCTCCTGGGCTTTTATCGTGGTAATCCCGTGTACACGGGAAGCCTCCACCGGAATAGAAAACCCTTCCGGTTTAATAATATCGCTACGTTCCTCAATAATATTCCCCTTATCATCACACATAATCCACGCAAGCTGCACCAATCGGGGCCAATTATCAACGTTCGTCACGGGAGCATTCCAACGCTGGGGAAGTCCCGTTGTTTCCGTATCAAAAAATAAGAACATCTTTACTATATATTTACGAATTATGACTTACGATTTATGATTTTCTTCACCACACCTACATTTAAAATCATACATCGTAAATCCGAAATTATTTTGTTTCGCCGTTTTCAAAACTCTTGTTATACTGGTGCATTGCCCGGTAGCTCATACCCATACTGGAAAATCCACCATCGTGGAACAAATTCTGCATGGTCACTTTACGGGTCAAATCAGAAAACAAGGTGATACAATAATTTGCACATTCATCAGCAGAGGCATTTCCCAACGGGGACATCCGTTCTGCAAAATCAATCAGAGAATCAAAACCTTTAATTCCGCTACCAGCCGTGGTTACCGTCGGTGATTGAGAAATCGTGTTGACACGAACCCTCTTTTCTCGTCCGTAAATATACCCGAAACTACGGGCAATGGACTCCAACATGGCCTTGGCATCCGCCATATCATTATATTCAAACATCGTACGTTGTGCAGCCACGTATGAAAGAGCCACAACCGACCCCCATTCATTAATCGCATCCAATTTCTTTGCCGTTTGGAGCACCTTATGAAAAGAAATGGCTGAAATATCCAACGTTTTCTGCAAAAAGTCATAATCCAGGTTATCGTAGGGACGTTTTTTTCTCACATTCAACGACATGGCCACCGAGTGCAATATAAAATCAATCTTTTCTCCCAACAACTCCATCGCCTCCTTAAACAAACGCTCCAAATCACCTTCACTAGTTGCATCTGCAGGAATCAATGGAACATTATTCTTCTCCGCAAAATCCTTGATCTGTCCCATCCGGATAGATAATTCCGTGTTCGTCAGCACGATCTCTGCTCCCTCTTCCAAGCATTTCTCTGCCACTTTCCACGCGATAGACATTTCGTTCAACGCACCGAATATTATCCCCTTCTTTCCTTTCAATAAATTGTAACTCATAAAACAGTATTAAATTAAAAAATTCTTTCTACAATCAAGACTGGCCGAGCAGCAACCGGGCGTTCTCTAACGCGGCTTCACTGATGACGCTTCCGCTGATCATTCCGGCTATTTCCGCTACCCGCTCTTCATCTGTTAAACGACGGATACGTGAAATTGTTCCCATCTGGTCGTCTTCTTTATATACCTTAAAATGGTGATCGCCTGCGGCTGCTATCTGAGGTAAATGGGAAATACTGATCACCTGCATCCGGCAGGCCATCTCTTTCATCATCTCGGCCATCCGGTGAGCGATTTCCCCTGAAACACCCGTGTCTATCTCGTCAAAGATAATGACCGGTAACTGTTTTGTGCGGGACAGAATATATTTCAGCGACAACATCAACCGAGAGATTTCCCCTCCGGAAGCCACTTTCACCAATTCTCCCGGCTCTTGGTTCTTGTTTGCCGAAAACAGAAAACTCACGTCATCCTTTCCCGTGGGCGTAAAATGATCCAACGGGGTAATCATAACCTTGAACACGGCATGTTTAATCCCCATGCTTACCAACAATCCCTGCATCTCTTCTCTCAACTTCTCCTCCGATGCCACACGAGCTGTATGCATCTTACTTGACAACGAATCCATTTCCGTCTCCACAGACTTGATCTGTTCCTCTAACATTTCGATCTGTTCTGCAAAGGATTGTATTCCTTTCAACTTTTCGCCTAACTCATCCTTTAAAGCGATCAATTCCTCGACTTTTTCCAAGCGATGCTTGTGCAATAAATCGTACATCACGTTCAGGCGTTCATTAATCACGTCGACTCTTGCCGGGTTGTATTCCACCCGTTCCGCCATCCGTTCCGATTCATCGGCAATATCCTCCAATTCGAGAATCACCGAACTCAAACGCTGCTCGTAATCGGTAGCTTCTTTCACGATTCCCTCCAAGGTCGCCATTTTATTCTTCAAACCTTTCAAGGATTGGATAACGGGATTATCCGATTCCGTTAATATATACGTTGATTCTGAAAAGGCGGATTTAATATTCTCCGCATTATTCAACACGGCCAACTCTTCCTCCAATTCCTGTTGTTCTCCTTCGCGCAAATGGGCTTCATCCAGTTGATTAAACTGGAATCTCAGATAATCTTCCTCTTGAGCCGCCTCCTTCGCTCGCTGTTTCAGCGAGGTCAGTTCCGACAATAACCCCTGCCGACGAATATATTTTACCCGGTAATCTTTCAGTAACACTTGATTACCGCAAAAAGCATCTAATATTTCCAGCTGATATTCCGGTTGCCCGATAAGTAAGGATTGATGCTGCGAATGCACGTCAATCAAAAAACTCCCGAACTCCTTCAATAACTTGTTATTAACGGGAGTATCATTAATAAACGCCCTTGATTTGCCATCTGCCGTCAATTCCCGTCTCACAACCACCTCGTTGTCATAATCCAAGTCATTATCAGCAAACCAGTGCTGTAAATCGTACCCCACAACATCATATGTGATTTCAACCACACACTTCTTATTCTTATCCATAATGGCTGCAACATCAGCCCGCTGTCCCAATGTCAGCCCGATCGCACCCAACAAAATGGATTTTCCCGCACCCGTTTCCCCGGTAATAATTGTAAAACCCTTCTCTAGCTCGATATTCGTTCTATCGATCAAAGCGTAATTCCCTATATGGATGTTCTTTATCATTTCTACAACCTTTATTGCATAATTCATGCGAAAGTACTAATAATTTTCCATTTTCAATTTTCCGTTTTCAATTTAATTCGTACTTTTGCTCACCGGTTTAAACATATAGTTCTTTATAAAATGACAAGTAGAAGATTAATTAGAATTAAAGTTTTACAGCTTTTATATTCTTACACGAAGAAAGAGGGAGTGACAATCACGGAAGTAGAAAGAGATTTGTTCAAAAGTATAACCAAAAGCACGGATTTATACTACCACATATTCCTCTTAATCACTGAAATCCAACGTCGTGCATTTTTAAAAATAGATGCTGCCCGTAATCGGAAACTTGCATCGCAACGAGAGTTAAACCCCAATACTCGTTTTATCGATAACCCGGTAATCAATCAAATCGCCAACAACCGGAAATTCAAGACCTATGTTTCCACGAATTTGATCTCTTTGAACGAGTGTCAAGATGTAGTTGCCTTGTTATATGACCGCTTGTTGGAAATGGATTTCTTCAAGCTTTATATGTCTAAACCCAGCGTGACTTACGAGGATCATAAGAAACTCGTGCTCGACATGATCACGGATTTAATCGCGGAAGA
Encoded proteins:
- a CDS encoding 3'-5' exonuclease, whose amino-acid sequence is MFLFFDTETTGLPQRWNAPVTNVDNWPRLVQLAWIMCDDKGNIIEERSDIIKPEGFSIPVEASRVHGITTIKAQEEGKDLLSILELFSDKIDAADALIGHNISFDECIVGAEFERKRMMTSLFLKPKYCTMKMSTNYCKLPGGKQGFKSPKLSELHQILFGEGFENAHDALADVRATVRCFWKLKELKVI
- a CDS encoding enoyl-ACP reductase FabI, with the protein product MSYNLLKGKKGIIFGALNEMSIAWKVAEKCLEEGAEIVLTNTELSIRMGQIKDFAEKNNVPLIPADATSEGDLERLFKEAMELLGEKIDFILHSVAMSLNVRKKRPYDNLDYDFLQKTLDISAISFHKVLQTAKKLDAINEWGSVVALSYVAAQRTMFEYNDMADAKAMLESIARSFGYIYGREKRVRVNTISQSPTVTTAGSGIKGFDSLIDFAERMSPLGNASADECANYCITLFSDLTRKVTMQNLFHDGGFSSMGMSYRAMHQYNKSFENGETK
- the recN gene encoding DNA repair protein RecN — encoded protein: MIKNIHIGNYALIDRTNIELEKGFTIITGETGAGKSILLGAIGLTLGQRADVAAIMDKNKKCVVEITYDVVGYDLQHWFADNDLDYDNEVVVRRELTADGKSRAFINDTPVNNKLLKEFGSFLIDVHSQHQSLLIGQPEYQLEILDAFCGNQVLLKDYRVKYIRRQGLLSELTSLKQRAKEAAQEEDYLRFQFNQLDEAHLREGEQQELEEELAVLNNAENIKSAFSESTYILTESDNPVIQSLKGLKNKMATLEGIVKEATDYEQRLSSVILELEDIADESERMAERVEYNPARVDVINERLNVMYDLLHKHRLEKVEELIALKDELGEKLKGIQSFAEQIEMLEEQIKSVETEMDSLSSKMHTARVASEEKLREEMQGLLVSMGIKHAVFKVMITPLDHFTPTGKDDVSFLFSANKNQEPGELVKVASGGEISRLMLSLKYILSRTKQLPVIIFDEIDTGVSGEIAHRMAEMMKEMACRMQVISISHLPQIAAAGDHHFKVYKEDDQMGTISRIRRLTDEERVAEIAGMISGSVISEAALENARLLLGQS